One part of the Bacteroidales bacterium genome encodes these proteins:
- a CDS encoding porin family protein yields MKKLSILFLIVLFSSSALMAQFEKGNCFTAGYSNLGLDIGNKKSKSGGTSVDVFKYSEFFINPEAGYFIADNLMTGLFIDFYTEHYKYESGSDDKYFKFLVGPVVRYYFFQLNKMNLYGEGSLGTGFDKSTYKYTGGTEDETKSTYFSARVGGGFTYLMTDNFGLDLFVGYDYDSWFTKNEEEVDQKSAASVEKTKDSWSSFEINMGLVYIFQN; encoded by the coding sequence ATGAAAAAGCTTTCTATTCTCTTTTTGATTGTGCTTTTTTCCAGCAGTGCTTTAATGGCTCAGTTTGAGAAAGGCAACTGTTTCACAGCAGGATATAGTAATCTTGGCCTTGATATAGGCAATAAGAAATCCAAATCCGGTGGTACATCTGTCGATGTTTTTAAATATTCTGAATTCTTCATTAACCCCGAAGCAGGTTACTTTATTGCTGACAACCTGATGACAGGTCTTTTCATCGATTTTTACACCGAACACTACAAGTATGAATCTGGAAGTGATGATAAATACTTCAAGTTCCTGGTAGGTCCAGTTGTAAGGTATTATTTCTTCCAGTTGAACAAGATGAATTTGTATGGTGAAGGTAGTCTAGGAACTGGATTTGATAAATCAACTTATAAATATACCGGAGGTACTGAGGATGAGACGAAATCAACATACTTCTCCGCCAGGGTAGGAGGTGGATTTACCTATTTGATGACAGATAACTTTGGGTTGGACTTATTCGTTGGCTATGATTATGATTCATGGTTTACTAAAAATGAAGAAGAAGTTGATCAGAAAAGTGCTGCCAGTGTTGAGAAAACCAAAGATTCGTGGAGTTCATTTGAAATTAACATGGGGTTAGTTTATATTTTTCAGAATTAA
- a CDS encoding DEAD/DEAH box helicase — protein sequence MKFAAYPFHPDLKQSIADAGFLRPTDIQFKAIPPILRGEDVLGIAQTGTGKTAAFVIPVIQLLLTTGRNELPKGIQCLVMVPTRELCLQITEVFKDLGKYTQIKTLSVFGGVSQDPQIELLTEGVHILVVTPGRLFDLISQGHIKLDQLRMLVVDEADHMLDLGFINDINQLVKMLPRNRQTLFFSATINPEIKKLAYSLVNNPIRIQISPKDPVSKNIDHAVAYISMDDKRFFLERLIKENEQSKILVFVRTKVRAERVNKALERAGIRSYTIHGDKVQQERIQVLRKFSLGEILVLIATDVSARGIDIPNVDYVVNYDLPEKVENYVHRIGRTGRGTHRGNAVSFCSEEEKPILDEITEFVGKKIKELDIKQSDYSETLDFSEVADHDCLP from the coding sequence ATGAAATTTGCTGCATACCCTTTTCATCCTGACCTTAAACAAAGCATTGCTGATGCGGGATTCCTGCGCCCAACTGATATCCAGTTTAAGGCAATTCCACCTATCCTCCGGGGCGAAGACGTGCTTGGAATTGCTCAGACAGGCACCGGGAAAACAGCAGCTTTTGTGATTCCTGTAATTCAGCTGCTGCTAACCACCGGCCGTAATGAATTACCCAAGGGAATCCAATGTCTTGTGATGGTGCCAACCAGGGAATTATGCCTCCAGATTACTGAAGTATTTAAAGACCTGGGCAAGTATACCCAAATAAAAACATTAAGTGTATTTGGGGGTGTTAGCCAGGATCCCCAGATTGAGCTTTTAACAGAGGGAGTGCATATCCTTGTTGTGACTCCCGGCCGTTTGTTTGACCTAATCAGCCAGGGTCACATAAAACTGGACCAACTAAGGATGTTGGTTGTGGATGAAGCCGATCATATGCTTGATCTGGGATTTATCAATGATATCAATCAATTGGTTAAGATGCTACCCAGGAATAGACAAACATTATTCTTTTCTGCTACGATAAATCCTGAGATTAAAAAACTGGCCTATTCGCTTGTAAATAATCCCATCAGAATCCAGATTTCACCAAAGGATCCGGTTTCTAAAAATATTGACCACGCTGTTGCTTACATCAGTATGGATGATAAACGATTTTTCCTGGAGCGCTTGATCAAAGAGAATGAGCAGAGTAAAATACTGGTGTTTGTCCGGACCAAGGTAAGGGCTGAACGCGTGAATAAAGCCCTCGAAAGAGCAGGAATCAGGAGTTATACCATCCATGGAGATAAAGTACAGCAGGAAAGGATCCAGGTATTGAGAAAATTCAGCCTGGGAGAGATTTTGGTATTAATAGCTACGGATGTGAGTGCCAGGGGAATAGATATTCCAAATGTAGATTATGTGGTGAACTATGACCTTCCTGAAAAAGTTGAGAATTATGTTCACCGGATCGGTCGGACAGGCAGGGGTACACATAGGGGAAATGCAGTTTCATTCTGTAGTGAAGAAGAGAAACCCATCCTGGATGAGATTACTGAATTTGTGGGAAAAAAGATCAAAGAACTCGATATTAAGCAATCTGATTATAGTGAAACACTGGACTTTTCTGAAGTCGCTGATCATGATTGCCTACCATGA
- a CDS encoding SDR family NAD(P)-dependent oxidoreductase, translating into MKRVCSKFHGYSIRIDGRTYGQDSLSLQKYGFLNSMQHKAEGCSLPTQFNDISEKAISLFGRIDFLFNNGGISQRSLIKESPLEIDRKIMEINYFANIALTKAILPHMIQNKGGHIIVTSSLSGLFGFPLRSAYCASKHALHGFYETLRIEHLHDQIGVTIVCPDRVRTSISLNALAADGKPHGKMDARQDKGITAEQCAKEMIRAFRKNKIVVLIGGFEKISVYLKRFLPSIFYRMISKVSPT; encoded by the coding sequence ATGAAAAGGGTATGCAGCAAATTTCATGGCTATTCAATCAGAATTGATGGGCGAACCTACGGACAAGATTCCTTAAGCCTGCAAAAGTACGGCTTTCTCAATTCAATGCAGCACAAGGCAGAAGGTTGCTCATTGCCTACCCAGTTCAATGATATTTCTGAAAAAGCTATCTCCTTATTTGGAAGGATTGATTTCCTTTTTAATAATGGTGGAATAAGTCAACGTTCTCTTATCAAAGAGTCACCGCTTGAGATAGATCGTAAAATTATGGAGATCAATTATTTTGCGAATATTGCACTCACCAAGGCGATACTGCCCCATATGATTCAAAATAAGGGAGGCCACATTATTGTAACATCCAGTCTTTCCGGCCTTTTTGGTTTCCCGCTTCGTTCAGCATATTGTGCTTCTAAACATGCTTTGCATGGATTTTATGAAACCTTGCGGATAGAACATCTGCATGATCAAATTGGCGTCACCATAGTATGTCCTGATAGGGTCAGGACAAGTATTTCCCTGAATGCACTGGCTGCTGATGGAAAACCACATGGAAAAATGGATGCCAGGCAGGATAAAGGAATTACGGCCGAGCAATGTGCTAAAGAAATGATCCGGGCATTCAGGAAAAACAAGATCGTGGTATTAATCGGAGGATTTGAAAAGATCTCGGTATATCTTAAAAGATTCCTTCCTTCCATATTTTACAGGATGATTTCAAAGGTCTCACCTACCTGA
- a CDS encoding VOC family protein — MSEKYIRGIQQVGIGVNNVAEAWKWYREAFGVDIRIFEEEAIAGLMLPYTGGKPQKRHAALAMNMQGGGGFEIWNYKDRIPQQPAFDLQMGDLGIFSVKIKSMDVHAAFELHKKAGLEPHNISKDPGGKDHYFLQDPYGNYFEVVPCDAYFMNENKPTGAVFGVTIGVTDIEKALPLYSKILGYNKVVYDKTGNFEDLTTLPGGKGNFRRILLNHSDHKRGSFSKLLGPTQLELIQSIDRPVRKIYENRFWGDLGFIHLCFDVSGMRSLREECRNDGFAFTVDSIASHDTKGFDMGEAAGHFAYIADPDGTLIEFVETLKVPVFKKFGIYLNLKKRHPHKSLPDFIVKALRFNRFKESNG; from the coding sequence ATGTCAGAAAAATATATACGGGGAATTCAGCAAGTAGGTATTGGTGTGAATAATGTAGCTGAAGCATGGAAATGGTACCGTGAAGCATTTGGAGTGGATATCAGGATATTTGAAGAGGAAGCCATTGCCGGGCTTATGCTCCCGTATACTGGTGGAAAACCACAGAAACGTCATGCTGCATTGGCCATGAATATGCAAGGTGGCGGTGGTTTTGAGATATGGAATTATAAAGATCGCATCCCTCAGCAACCTGCATTTGATTTGCAAATGGGTGACCTGGGCATTTTTTCCGTGAAAATCAAGTCGATGGATGTTCATGCAGCATTTGAACTTCATAAAAAGGCAGGGCTTGAACCACATAATATTAGCAAGGACCCGGGCGGGAAAGATCACTATTTCCTCCAGGACCCTTATGGCAATTATTTTGAAGTAGTTCCTTGTGATGCTTATTTCATGAATGAGAACAAGCCCACCGGAGCAGTATTTGGGGTGACCATTGGAGTAACTGATATTGAAAAAGCTCTACCGTTATATAGTAAGATATTGGGGTACAATAAGGTTGTTTATGACAAAACCGGGAATTTTGAAGATCTGACAACATTGCCGGGTGGTAAAGGAAACTTTCGCAGAATTCTTCTGAACCATTCCGATCACAAACGGGGGAGCTTTAGTAAGTTGCTCGGACCAACGCAGTTGGAACTGATTCAGAGCATTGACCGGCCGGTTCGTAAAATATATGAAAATCGCTTCTGGGGAGACCTGGGATTCATCCATCTGTGCTTTGATGTAAGTGGCATGCGTAGTTTACGTGAAGAATGCAGAAATGACGGTTTCGCATTCACTGTTGACAGCATTGCGTCTCATGACACGAAAGGTTTCGATATGGGTGAAGCGGCTGGACACTTTGCCTATATCGCTGATCCTGATGGTACTTTGATAGAGTTTGTAGAGACATTGAAAGTCCCGGTGTTCAAGAAATTTGGAATTTATCTCAACCTTAAAAAAAGGCACCCTCATAAATCCTTACCTGATTTCATTGTAAAAGCATTGAGATTTAATCGCTTTAAAGAAAGTAATGGATAA
- a CDS encoding polyphosphate polymerase domain-containing protein: MNSLNDIRNLLSGFDPISLTDMDSVKLLNRSEKKFVLHFNRISSVLKEVISDYKVLEINDERILEYNTEYFDTSDNAMYLAHHNGKQSRFKVRRREYVISGEQFLEVKRRTNSGRVQKKRVELQGANLDSNFEQVFIEAATPYKLDGLEMKLINTFQRITLVSIPRKERITIDVGLEFKNDHSTIQLPSVAIIEVKFDRMATEPGFEKVMKKLRIHGSSVSKYCIGRALLEPKLKSNLFQNKIRYLTKLNALVNDHRNNA; encoded by the coding sequence TTGAACTCGCTGAACGATATAAGGAATTTACTGTCTGGCTTTGATCCTATAAGCCTTACAGATATGGATTCTGTGAAACTATTGAATCGCTCGGAAAAGAAATTTGTGTTGCATTTCAATAGAATCTCTTCTGTTCTGAAAGAAGTTATTTCTGATTACAAAGTGCTTGAAATCAATGATGAACGCATCCTGGAATACAATACTGAATATTTTGATACCAGTGACAATGCCATGTATCTTGCTCATCATAACGGCAAGCAATCTCGTTTTAAAGTCAGGCGACGCGAGTATGTGATATCGGGTGAACAGTTCCTGGAAGTAAAAAGACGAACCAATAGTGGACGTGTCCAGAAAAAGCGGGTTGAACTCCAGGGAGCAAATCTGGATTCAAATTTTGAACAGGTATTCATCGAAGCTGCCACACCTTATAAGCTTGATGGACTGGAAATGAAGTTGATCAATACATTCCAGAGAATTACCTTAGTAAGTATTCCGAGAAAAGAGAGGATTACCATTGATGTGGGACTGGAATTCAAAAATGATCATAGTACCATTCAGCTTCCTTCAGTTGCGATCATAGAAGTCAAATTCGACAGGATGGCTACAGAACCCGGGTTTGAAAAAGTCATGAAAAAACTGAGGATTCACGGTTCAAGCGTTAGTAAATACTGTATCGGGAGAGCTTTGCTTGAACCAAAACTCAAATCCAATCTATTTCAAAATAAAATCAGGTATCTGACAAAGCTAAATGCCCTGGTTAATGACCATCGTAATAATGCTTAA
- a CDS encoding inorganic pyrophosphatase, whose amino-acid sequence MANKIMDPIGKLMGLRYKSHPWHGVEVGDMAPECITTFIEMVSTDTVKYEVDKISGYLKLDRPQKYSNVVPAMYGFIPQTFSGKKVAEFCMEKSGRTDIKGDGDPVDVCVLTEKVISHGDILVQAIPIGGFRMIDGNESDDKIICVLRNDAVYGDYKDISDCPEMVVDRLRHYFLTYKDLPGLDLHVEITHIFGRDEAHEIIRRSMDDYRQRFENLELMLREV is encoded by the coding sequence ATGGCCAATAAAATAATGGACCCCATTGGTAAACTGATGGGATTACGGTATAAATCGCATCCCTGGCATGGGGTCGAAGTAGGTGATATGGCTCCGGAATGCATCACTACATTCATTGAAATGGTATCAACGGATACAGTAAAATATGAAGTTGATAAAATTAGCGGATACCTGAAACTTGACCGTCCACAGAAATATTCGAATGTAGTTCCTGCTATGTACGGTTTCATTCCTCAAACATTCAGCGGGAAAAAAGTGGCAGAATTTTGCATGGAAAAAAGTGGCAGAACAGATATCAAAGGTGATGGAGACCCTGTTGATGTATGCGTATTAACTGAAAAAGTGATCTCCCATGGGGATATTCTTGTACAAGCAATTCCTATCGGGGGATTCAGAATGATCGATGGAAATGAATCCGACGACAAGATCATTTGTGTGCTTAGGAATGATGCTGTTTATGGTGATTATAAAGATATTTCAGATTGTCCTGAAATGGTAGTGGATCGTTTAAGACATTACTTCCTGACATACAAGGACTTGCCAGGCCTGGATCTGCATGTTGAAATAACACACATCTTTGGTCGTGATGAGGCTCATGAAATTATCAGGCGTTCCATGGATGACTATCGGCAACGCTTTGAAAATCTTGAACTTATGCTAAGGGAGGTGTAG
- a CDS encoding CoA-binding protein, whose product MSTSIQSDTQNSPNPKNVLLLGASLDPSRYSYMCLSDLAMQKIPVIAVGLKEGNVSGIQIVKSVPDGQAIHTVTLYLGARNQEPYFEYILNLKPVRVIFNPGTENPGFEKKLEEAGIEVLAACSIMMLHAGIFF is encoded by the coding sequence ATGAGTACTTCAATTCAAAGCGATACTCAGAATTCACCAAATCCCAAAAATGTCCTATTACTTGGGGCCAGCCTTGATCCTTCCAGGTATTCTTATATGTGCCTCAGTGACCTGGCAATGCAGAAAATTCCTGTAATTGCAGTTGGCTTAAAAGAAGGGAATGTATCAGGAATTCAGATTGTAAAGTCTGTTCCTGATGGACAAGCAATCCACACGGTTACACTTTATCTTGGTGCCAGGAACCAGGAACCCTATTTTGAGTACATCCTGAATCTCAAGCCAGTCAGAGTGATTTTTAATCCCGGAACAGAAAATCCCGGTTTTGAAAAAAAGCTGGAAGAAGCAGGTATTGAAGTACTAGCCGCCTGTTCAATCATGATGTTACATGCTGGAATTTTCTTCTAG
- a CDS encoding gliding motility-associated C-terminal domain-containing protein: MHFRNLILLFVLLLMLNPVKSLAQIFYVETSIDTSLFCPGTSQAMPIQVKNMVGVDSFNLVLNFNPAVLSYESYYLLHQDLTGGSFQVTELNGKVSINWHRPTETSLFQDTMVMLVFKGITGSTSLIWDTITPGNCIYHSIGDSLISDIYHNGLAFVNPPIQLAIQEIDPTCIGKCDANYLAQATGGTPPYLYLWNNQPGRFDSIQTNLCDGPNSLRIIDSKGCELDSLYSIEGLPGPKVDLKIECEGDTTTVLFRENPILTFSFEEISPTHVIEPPLWEFGDGDTARSFNPTHLYDLANSNLDGFYQLKLHITNQNGCDTLIIQRIPIKDQKLKISNLIVPNGSPENRVFTIFDESGNPLDHEYMRFEVYIFDRWGRRLFSTSDYKNDWSPAGAPDGVYFYVVKTIGYFNTDKHKGSVTIMGGN, encoded by the coding sequence ATGCATTTTAGGAATCTCATCCTCTTATTTGTTTTACTGCTGATGTTGAATCCAGTGAAAAGTCTGGCCCAGATTTTTTATGTGGAGACAAGCATAGATACCAGTTTATTCTGCCCCGGCACATCCCAGGCAATGCCAATTCAGGTGAAAAATATGGTAGGGGTGGATTCCTTCAACCTGGTACTCAATTTTAATCCGGCTGTCCTCAGTTATGAATCTTATTATCTCCTTCATCAGGATCTTACCGGCGGGAGTTTTCAGGTTACTGAACTAAATGGCAAGGTTTCGATAAATTGGCACAGGCCGACTGAAACAAGTTTATTTCAGGATACTATGGTAATGCTTGTTTTTAAAGGAATCACAGGATCTACTTCATTAATTTGGGATACCATTACACCGGGAAATTGCATCTACCATAGTATTGGCGATTCATTAATCTCTGATATTTACCATAATGGTTTAGCCTTTGTAAACCCTCCTATTCAACTGGCAATCCAGGAAATTGATCCAACCTGTATCGGGAAATGTGATGCCAACTACCTGGCACAAGCCACAGGCGGAACACCTCCTTACCTGTATCTTTGGAATAATCAACCCGGAAGATTTGATTCTATCCAGACTAATCTATGTGATGGGCCTAATAGTTTAAGGATTATTGATAGCAAAGGATGTGAACTTGACAGCCTTTATTCGATTGAGGGCTTGCCTGGTCCGAAGGTTGATTTGAAAATTGAATGCGAAGGAGATACTACAACGGTCCTGTTCAGGGAAAATCCAATTCTCACCTTTAGTTTTGAAGAAATAAGCCCTACTCATGTCATCGAACCACCATTATGGGAATTTGGTGATGGGGATACAGCCCGTTCCTTCAATCCTACCCACCTTTACGATCTGGCCAATTCAAACCTGGATGGTTTCTATCAGCTTAAACTGCACATCACTAATCAGAATGGATGTGATACACTGATTATTCAACGCATTCCAATCAAAGATCAAAAATTGAAGATATCCAACCTGATTGTTCCCAATGGTTCACCGGAAAACAGGGTATTCACAATATTTGATGAAAGCGGGAATCCCCTGGATCATGAGTATATGCGTTTCGAGGTCTATATCTTTGACCGCTGGGGGCGCCGTTTATTCTCCACTTCTGACTACAAAAATGACTGGTCACCGGCAGGAGCTCCGGATGGGGTTTACTTCTATGTTGTAAAGACAATAGGCTATTTCAATACAGATAAACATAAAGGATCCGTCACAATAATGGGCGGTAATTAA
- the hydG gene encoding [FeFe] hydrogenase H-cluster radical SAM maturase HydG, translating to MKFKPEICRIPDQRMKPFIDADEIWEILQTTTSTAEQVREVIARSLAKERLTLRETAILINADDPALIEEIKEGARRLKELVYGNRIVLFAPLYIGNKCTNNCSYCGFKVSNKDAIRQTLDDAALVKEVEALEDNGQKRLILVYGEHPEYNAEFIAHTARVVYGVKKGQGEIRRININAAPLDIEGFRIVKDADIGTYQIFQETYHPEIYKTYHLGGQKRNFEYRLTSLDRAQEAGIDDVGIGALFGLYDWRFEVMGLIRHTNHLEACYNVGPHTISFPRIQEASALNFDGKYRVSDEDFTKLVAILRLAVPYTGLILTARENPAVRHEVMRFGVSQIDGGTKLEIGSYSDSLNELQDLNKEQFHVNDSRSLNEIIDELLVDGYLPSFCTACYRLGRTGEHFMEFSVPGFIKRYCSPNAILTLTEYLEDYAPRETRIKGYEVIEKNLLDLEKAQERSNVPEIRNRISRIIAGERDLYF from the coding sequence ATGAAATTTAAGCCTGAGATTTGCCGGATTCCCGATCAACGAATGAAACCATTCATTGATGCAGATGAGATTTGGGAAATCCTTCAAACTACTACATCTACTGCAGAACAGGTAAGGGAAGTGATTGCCAGGTCATTGGCCAAAGAACGCCTCACCCTTCGTGAAACTGCCATTCTGATTAATGCTGATGATCCTGCTTTGATCGAAGAAATTAAAGAAGGAGCAAGGAGATTAAAAGAACTGGTTTATGGAAACAGGATTGTACTCTTTGCGCCCTTATACATTGGAAATAAATGCACAAACAATTGCAGTTACTGTGGCTTCAAAGTGTCAAATAAAGATGCCATCAGGCAGACACTTGATGATGCTGCCCTGGTTAAGGAAGTAGAAGCTCTTGAGGATAATGGTCAGAAGAGACTTATACTGGTTTATGGTGAACATCCGGAGTATAATGCCGAATTTATTGCACATACAGCCAGGGTTGTTTATGGAGTGAAGAAAGGCCAGGGTGAAATCAGGAGAATTAATATCAATGCTGCACCACTTGATATTGAAGGATTCCGGATCGTGAAAGATGCTGATATAGGCACATATCAAATTTTCCAGGAAACGTATCACCCGGAGATTTATAAAACCTATCATTTAGGAGGTCAGAAAAGAAACTTTGAATATCGGCTTACTTCCCTCGACCGGGCCCAGGAAGCCGGTATTGATGATGTTGGTATTGGAGCACTGTTTGGATTGTATGACTGGCGATTTGAAGTGATGGGATTAATCAGGCATACCAATCATCTTGAAGCCTGCTATAATGTTGGTCCTCATACCATCTCCTTCCCAAGGATACAGGAAGCATCAGCCCTTAATTTTGATGGTAAGTACAGGGTCTCAGATGAAGATTTTACTAAGTTGGTAGCCATATTGAGATTGGCTGTCCCTTATACCGGACTTATTCTTACTGCCAGGGAAAATCCAGCAGTGCGACATGAAGTGATGCGCTTTGGTGTTTCCCAGATAGATGGTGGAACGAAATTAGAGATAGGTAGCTATTCAGATAGTTTAAATGAATTGCAGGATCTGAACAAAGAGCAGTTCCATGTGAATGATTCAAGGTCATTGAACGAAATTATTGATGAACTGCTGGTTGATGGTTACCTGCCTTCATTTTGTACGGCATGTTATCGTTTGGGCAGGACCGGGGAGCATTTCATGGAATTCTCAGTTCCAGGATTTATTAAAAGATATTGTTCTCCCAATGCCATTCTTACCCTGACTGAATATCTTGAAGATTATGCCCCACGGGAAACCAGGATCAAAGGGTATGAAGTCATCGAAAAAAATCTTCTGGACCTCGAAAAAGCCCAGGAACGTTCCAATGTTCCTGAAATCAGAAATCGAATCAGTCGGATCATAGCCGGGGAGAGAGATTTGTATTTTTAG
- a CDS encoding MBL fold metallo-hydrolase, with the protein MKITFLGTGTSTGVPVIACNCEVCQSLDVKDKRFRTSALISIADSNIVIDCGPDFRIQMLRHKVDNLDAVLFTHAHRDHIAGLDDIRAYNYILNKSIDVYGSALTLAAVKEQFPYIFAPGRYFGVPQLNMHAIDLEPFKAGGLEFIPIQVLHQEMVVYGYRLGDFSYITDANYIAPEELEKVMGSKVVVLNALRNSRHVSHFSLNEALEILKKINPERAYLTHISHFLGRHEIVESKLPPNVHLAYDGLVIEV; encoded by the coding sequence CTGAAGATTACATTCCTGGGAACCGGAACTTCAACCGGTGTGCCTGTAATTGCCTGTAATTGTGAGGTTTGCCAAAGTCTTGATGTTAAAGACAAGAGGTTTCGGACTTCTGCTCTTATTTCGATTGCCGATTCAAATATTGTGATTGATTGTGGCCCTGACTTCAGAATTCAGATGCTTAGACACAAGGTGGATAACCTGGATGCAGTGTTGTTTACCCATGCCCATCGCGATCATATTGCCGGATTGGATGATATTCGTGCCTATAATTATATTCTGAATAAATCGATTGATGTTTATGGCTCAGCACTAACCCTTGCAGCTGTTAAGGAGCAGTTTCCTTACATTTTTGCACCTGGAAGGTATTTTGGTGTACCCCAACTCAACATGCATGCAATTGACCTGGAACCATTCAAGGCCGGAGGTTTAGAGTTTATACCGATACAGGTTCTACACCAGGAGATGGTAGTTTATGGTTACCGTTTAGGAGATTTCTCTTATATCACTGATGCCAACTATATTGCCCCCGAAGAGCTTGAAAAGGTCATGGGTTCAAAGGTTGTTGTGTTGAATGCGCTTCGAAACTCAAGGCATGTTTCACATTTCTCCCTGAATGAAGCCCTTGAAATTCTAAAAAAAATTAATCCTGAAAGAGCCTATCTTACACATATCAGTCACTTTCTTGGCAGGCATGAAATCGTAGAAAGTAAGCTTCCTCCAAATGTTCACCTTGCTTATGACGGGCTTGTGATTGAAGTATAG
- a CDS encoding bifunctional riboflavin kinase/FMN adenylyltransferase translates to MKVFHDLGELISIPNPVVTTGSFDGVHVGHKAIIGRINRLAREIQGESVLITFHPHPRKVLYPETAGKDLYLINSQREKVELLRKAGLQNLVILTFTAEFSKTTSIDFIRNILVNKLNAKKIVIGFNHQFGFNREGNFEFLDELGKYYGFEVEEIPEQDIHNETVSSTLIRKALQEGKIQRANAYLDHHYFLMGNLLPGSQELKELQIQTFQIAIEEECKLVPPDGVYAVKIEVRGHSCKGILNIKNSRYGNERSADEMKIEFYPFTDQSIPVNQDAIVSFSKRIRDELPFASLEELKVQLKKDQTMVDDMIY, encoded by the coding sequence ATGAAGGTTTTTCATGATCTTGGCGAACTCATTTCCATTCCAAATCCTGTGGTTACTACAGGTTCTTTTGATGGTGTCCATGTGGGACATAAGGCTATCATTGGTCGGATTAACCGATTGGCAAGGGAGATACAAGGTGAAAGTGTCCTGATTACATTCCACCCGCATCCCAGGAAAGTCCTCTATCCTGAAACTGCAGGAAAGGATTTATACCTGATCAATTCACAAAGGGAGAAAGTAGAGCTATTGCGGAAAGCAGGATTACAAAATCTAGTCATTTTGACCTTTACTGCTGAATTCTCTAAAACTACTTCTATCGATTTTATCAGGAATATCCTTGTTAATAAGCTAAACGCCAAGAAAATAGTTATTGGTTTTAACCATCAGTTCGGTTTCAACCGGGAAGGAAATTTTGAATTTCTTGATGAATTAGGGAAATACTATGGTTTTGAAGTGGAAGAGATTCCTGAGCAGGATATTCATAATGAGACCGTTAGTTCGACACTTATCAGGAAAGCTTTACAGGAAGGCAAAATACAACGGGCTAATGCTTATCTCGACCATCATTATTTTCTGATGGGGAATTTATTGCCTGGGAGTCAGGAGTTGAAAGAACTGCAGATTCAAACCTTTCAAATAGCGATTGAGGAAGAATGTAAGCTGGTTCCGCCTGATGGTGTTTATGCTGTAAAAATTGAAGTACGGGGTCATTCATGTAAGGGCATACTGAATATTAAAAATAGCAGATATGGGAATGAGCGTTCCGCTGATGAGATGAAAATAGAATTTTATCCATTTACCGATCAATCAATTCCAGTAAACCAGGATGCAATTGTGTCATTTTCAAAGCGAATCAGGGATGAGTTACCCTTTGCTTCTTTGGAAGAACTCAAAGTACAGCTAAAAAAAGATCAAACGATGGTGGATGATATGATTTATTAA
- a CDS encoding redox-sensing transcriptional repressor Rex, with product MKKLPDKTVERLSQYRRTLLIAFGNGKHHIFSHELAAMLHITSVQVRRDIMLIGYSGTLRQGYDVKELIEIIGKIIDSKDGQKVAVIGIGNLGRAIIGYFSGKRTKLSIVAGFDQNPDKIDRVYAGVWCYHFDRLIEIIQKENISIAVLTVPAAEATQVADKLVAAGIKGILNFTPRPLNVPSNVYLEEYDMITSLEKLAYFVKKV from the coding sequence ATGAAAAAATTACCAGATAAAACTGTTGAACGTCTCAGCCAATACAGGCGGACTCTTTTAATTGCATTTGGAAATGGGAAACACCATATTTTTTCTCATGAACTGGCAGCCATGTTACATATCACATCAGTCCAGGTTAGGCGGGATATAATGCTTATCGGATATTCCGGCACACTCAGACAAGGCTATGATGTCAAGGAGTTAATTGAAATTATAGGGAAAATCATTGATAGTAAGGATGGGCAAAAGGTGGCAGTAATTGGTATCGGAAACCTGGGAAGAGCCATTATCGGCTATTTCAGTGGTAAAAGAACCAAGTTGTCGATTGTTGCAGGCTTTGATCAGAATCCTGACAAAATCGACAGGGTTTATGCAGGTGTTTGGTGTTATCACTTTGACAGGCTTATTGAAATTATTCAAAAAGAGAACATCAGCATTGCTGTATTGACTGTTCCCGCCGCTGAAGCTACCCAGGTGGCTGATAAACTGGTGGCAGCAGGAATTAAAGGAATATTGAATTTCACTCCACGACCCTTAAATGTTCCTTCTAATGTTTACCTGGAGGAATATGATATGATCACCTCGCTTGAAAAACTGGCTTATTTTGTAAAGAAGGTTTAA